Proteins encoded within one genomic window of Bacillus sp. 1NLA3E:
- a CDS encoding prephenate dehydrogenase, which yields MRGNVFVIGLGLIGGSLALSIKHTHKNSVVIGYDVNEKQRKLAKMLGVVDETVDEIGPGATVADLIIIATPVNVAEKIIRDLSNMSLKKDVIITDAGSTKTKIVQTATCLTEKGITFIGGHPMAGSHKSGVTAAKPILFENAFYLLTPSQGTNSLHVDKLKAWLEGTKAKFLIVSPEEHDYMTGVISHFPHVIAASLVHQAERSSQDQHLVTRLAAGGFRDITRIASSSPEMWRDILLHNKPILLEIFQEWITEMERVTTMLEKENGEDIYQYFLTAKQFRDDLPVKDKGAIPAFYDLFVDVPDYPGVISEITGYLAKEDISITNIRILETREEVYGVLVISFQTEEDRIRAEQCIKRYTDFETSVGP from the coding sequence TTGCGCGGCAATGTATTTGTGATAGGGCTGGGGCTGATTGGCGGATCCCTGGCTCTTTCTATTAAACATACCCATAAGAATTCTGTTGTTATAGGGTATGATGTAAATGAGAAACAAAGAAAACTTGCAAAAATGTTGGGTGTCGTAGATGAAACGGTAGATGAAATTGGCCCCGGTGCAACGGTTGCGGACTTAATTATCATTGCCACACCAGTAAACGTTGCTGAAAAGATTATTCGGGATCTTTCCAATATGTCATTAAAAAAAGATGTTATCATAACAGATGCTGGTAGTACGAAAACAAAAATAGTTCAAACAGCAACTTGTCTCACCGAAAAAGGAATAACTTTTATTGGAGGACACCCGATGGCGGGTTCCCATAAAAGCGGAGTTACAGCAGCTAAACCCATCCTTTTTGAAAATGCCTTTTATTTATTAACTCCTAGTCAAGGTACTAATTCTTTGCATGTAGATAAATTAAAGGCTTGGCTAGAAGGAACAAAAGCAAAATTCCTGATTGTTTCCCCTGAGGAACATGATTATATGACAGGTGTAATCAGTCATTTTCCACATGTGATTGCTGCCTCTCTTGTTCATCAAGCAGAGCGTTCAAGTCAAGACCAGCATTTAGTTACACGACTAGCAGCAGGTGGATTTCGGGATATCACTAGGATCGCTTCTAGCAGCCCTGAAATGTGGCGTGATATTCTACTCCATAACAAACCTATTTTGCTTGAGATATTCCAAGAATGGATCACGGAGATGGAACGTGTGACAACCATGTTAGAAAAAGAAAATGGGGAAGACATCTATCAGTATTTTCTTACTGCAAAACAGTTTAGGGATGATTTGCCTGTAAAAGACAAAGGCGCAATTCCAGCGTTTTACGATTTGTTTGTAGATGTTCCTGATTACCCCGGTGTTATTTCAGAAATTACCGGGTATTTGGCAAAAGAGGATATCAGCATTACCAACATTCGGATTCTTGAAACACGTGAAGAGGTTTACGGGGTATTGGTGATCAGCTTTCAAACTGAAGAAGACCGTATTCGTGCTGAACAATGTATTAAAAGATACACTGACTTCGAAACTTCTGTTGGACCATAA
- the aroA gene encoding 3-phosphoshikimate 1-carboxyvinyltransferase, whose translation MGQLQLQINATGLQGEIQIPGDKSISHRAVMFGSIANGTTKVTNFLLGEDCLSTISCFQKLGVTINQEDNQVTILGNGLSGLKEPTDILDVGNSGTTIRLLMGILAGRPFHNILVGDHSIGRRPMTRVVKPLSLMGAKIDGKNNGEFTPISIRGGELTAIDYRLPVASAQVKSSILFAGLQAKGTTTIHEPAKTRDHTERMIRHFGGEVESDGLTVKISGGQTLTGCDFKVPGDISSAAFFLVAGAIIPNSEILLKNVGLNPTRTGIIDVMKDMGANITILSKGIDEAEPTGDIIIKTSQLKGTTIEGDMIPRLIDEIPIIALLASQADGQTVIKDAHELKVKETNRIDTVAGELSKLGASIEATDDGMVITGKTALTSGEVHSHGDHRIGMMLAVAALVCRGEVKLEDAEAISVSYPTFFQDLNKLYR comes from the coding sequence ATGGGACAATTACAATTACAGATAAATGCCACAGGATTGCAAGGTGAGATACAAATCCCTGGGGATAAGTCAATTTCACATCGTGCTGTCATGTTTGGATCAATCGCGAACGGAACAACTAAAGTGACCAATTTTCTACTAGGAGAAGATTGTTTAAGTACCATTTCTTGTTTTCAAAAATTGGGAGTAACGATAAATCAAGAAGACAATCAGGTTACCATTTTGGGTAATGGCTTGTCAGGGCTAAAAGAACCTACGGACATATTAGATGTGGGAAATTCAGGTACCACCATTCGCTTATTGATGGGAATCCTAGCTGGAAGACCTTTTCACAATATTTTAGTTGGTGACCATTCAATAGGCAGGAGACCGATGACAAGAGTTGTGAAGCCTTTGTCATTAATGGGTGCGAAAATTGATGGGAAAAATAATGGCGAATTCACCCCTATTTCCATTAGGGGAGGCGAGTTAACCGCGATTGATTACCGTTTACCTGTTGCAAGTGCTCAAGTAAAATCCTCGATATTGTTTGCTGGGCTACAGGCTAAGGGAACAACAACAATCCATGAACCAGCTAAAACAAGAGACCACACTGAGCGAATGATCAGACACTTTGGTGGGGAAGTAGAAAGTGATGGACTCACAGTTAAGATTAGTGGTGGCCAGACTTTAACTGGATGTGATTTCAAAGTACCTGGAGATATTTCATCAGCGGCGTTTTTCCTTGTTGCAGGAGCCATTATCCCGAATAGTGAAATTCTCTTAAAAAATGTAGGATTAAATCCAACCCGAACTGGAATCATTGATGTGATGAAAGATATGGGTGCAAATATTACCATCCTTTCAAAGGGTATAGATGAGGCAGAGCCGACTGGTGATATTATCATTAAAACATCTCAATTAAAGGGAACGACCATTGAAGGAGATATGATTCCAAGACTCATCGATGAGATACCAATTATAGCTTTGCTAGCATCACAAGCAGATGGCCAAACGGTTATAAAAGATGCACATGAGTTAAAAGTGAAAGAAACAAATAGAATTGATACGGTTGCCGGTGAACTTTCAAAGCTGGGCGCATCAATCGAGGCAACAGACGATGGAATGGTGATTACCGGGAAAACAGCCCTTACATCTGGTGAAGTACATAGTCATGGTGACCATCGAATCGGAATGATGTTGGCGGTGGCTGCGTTAGTTTGTCGAGGAGAGGTTAAGCTAGAAGATGCTGAAGCGATCTCTGTTTCATATCCTACCTTCTTTCAAGATTTAAATAAGCTTTACCGTTAA
- the aroC gene encoding chorismate synthase yields the protein MRYLTAGESHGPQLTTILDGVPAGMPLVAEDINDQLHRRQKGHGRGRRMQIEKDTAEIMAGVRHGLTLGSPIALVVENNDWKHWTTIMGQAPLDQEDENDVKRKISRPRPGHADLNGALKYGHRDMRNVLERSSARETTVRVAAGAVAKKLLSLLGIEIASHVIEIGGVKATETHYQSIAELAEKTENSPVRCIDPVAEKKMMDAIDNAKQNGDSIGGVVEVIVEGMPSGVGSYVHYDRKLDAKVATAIISINAFKGVEFGIGFESARKPGSEVHDEIIWDKENGYSRKTNRLGGFEGGMTTGMPIVVRGVMKPIPTLYKPLQSVDIETKEPFSASIERSDSCAVPAAAVVAESAVAWELAAAIVDQFYSDRFDTLAEQVRQYREYARNF from the coding sequence ATGAGATATTTGACAGCCGGGGAATCGCATGGTCCCCAATTAACTACCATTTTAGATGGTGTTCCTGCTGGGATGCCTCTTGTTGCAGAAGACATAAATGATCAACTGCATCGGAGACAAAAAGGCCATGGAAGAGGCCGCAGAATGCAAATCGAAAAGGATACTGCTGAAATTATGGCAGGCGTACGACATGGATTAACACTTGGTTCTCCAATTGCACTTGTTGTTGAAAATAATGACTGGAAGCATTGGACAACCATAATGGGACAAGCGCCATTGGACCAAGAAGATGAAAATGATGTGAAAAGGAAGATTTCTAGACCGAGACCAGGACATGCCGATTTAAATGGGGCTTTGAAATATGGTCACCGTGATATGAGAAATGTTTTGGAAAGATCTTCGGCCAGAGAAACTACCGTAAGGGTTGCTGCTGGGGCAGTTGCCAAAAAACTTCTGTCATTACTAGGAATTGAAATTGCATCTCATGTAATTGAAATTGGCGGAGTTAAAGCAACAGAAACACACTATCAATCTATTGCTGAGTTAGCTGAAAAAACAGAGAACTCTCCTGTTCGTTGTATTGACCCAGTCGCAGAGAAAAAAATGATGGATGCGATTGATAATGCCAAACAAAATGGTGATTCAATCGGTGGAGTGGTTGAGGTAATAGTAGAAGGAATGCCATCTGGTGTGGGAAGTTATGTTCACTATGATCGCAAACTAGATGCAAAAGTCGCTACTGCAATCATTAGTATTAATGCTTTTAAAGGTGTAGAGTTTGGGATTGGCTTTGAGTCAGCAAGAAAACCAGGCAGTGAAGTTCATGATGAAATTATTTGGGACAAGGAAAATGGCTATTCTCGCAAAACTAACCGCCTTGGCGGTTTTGAGGGTGGAATGACAACAGGAATGCCAATTGTTGTCAGAGGAGTCATGAAACCTATTCCAACATTGTATAAACCGTTACAAAGTGTTGATATTGAAACAAAAGAACCTTTTTCTGCTAGCATTGAACGTTCCGATAGCTGTGCAGTTCCTGCTGCTGCTGTAGTTGCAGAAAGTGCCGTTGCGTGGGAGTTAGCAGCAGCAATCGTTGATCAATTTTATTCTGATCGTTTTGATACTCTTGCCGAGCAGGTTCGCCAGTATCGAGAATATGCGAGGAATTTTTAA
- a CDS encoding Rieske 2Fe-2S domain-containing protein, whose protein sequence is MSKHRVSRRQFLNYTLTGVGGFMAAGMLMPMVRFAIDPVLAASSAGDFIATKEKVADLTSEPKRVDFSFKQKDAWYESEVTNTAWVYKDDKGEIVALSPVCKHLGCTVDWNTDKANKNQFFCPCHYGRYTKDGTNVAGTPPLAPLDVYPFKEKDGFLYLGKAKPRKEA, encoded by the coding sequence ATGAGCAAGCATCGAGTATCAAGACGTCAATTCTTGAATTACACTCTGACAGGTGTAGGGGGTTTCATGGCGGCTGGTATGTTAATGCCAATGGTTCGATTTGCTATCGATCCAGTTTTAGCTGCAAGTTCTGCTGGAGATTTTATTGCAACAAAAGAAAAAGTTGCAGATTTAACTAGCGAACCAAAACGTGTCGATTTTTCTTTTAAACAAAAGGATGCATGGTATGAATCTGAAGTCACTAATACAGCTTGGGTGTATAAAGATGACAAAGGAGAAATCGTGGCACTTTCACCAGTTTGTAAACATTTGGGATGTACGGTTGACTGGAATACGGACAAGGCGAATAAAAACCAATTCTTCTGTCCATGTCACTACGGCCGTTACACGAAGGATGGAACGAATGTCGCCGGAACACCACCATTGGCACCGCTTGATGTATACCCATTTAAAGAAAAAGACGGCTTCCTATACTTAGGAAAAGCTAAACCACGGAAGGAGGCGTAA
- a CDS encoding tetratricopeptide repeat protein — protein sequence MNKVNNIISLLESGQQTEAIQLYRKLLQNGTAEEKFDLAEEFTRFGFLEEAAELYENLLGLFPDEGELLVLLAEVYVEIGREEDAMLLLDKIDADDHSFPQSLLLQADLYQMNGLFEVSEQKLLTAKNLLPDEAIIDFALGELYGELGKFAEAIQAYEKVLESGTSEISGVNIHQRLAEMLSASGSFEEALPYYDQALKVKTEINTIFGYGLTAYQAGSNRTAIEKFEQLKEIDPEYHSLYLFLGKAYEREEEIEKSFDTISQGIRFDEFNKDLYHFGGKIALKLGEEEKAEKLLREAIALDPGFMDAVLTLNKLFLHQERYEDVLDLVKQVELVNEIEPQLLWDEAIAYQYLEDYSQALNKYQLAYTYFKDQQEFLTNYGYFLIEEGKMIQAVEIFSELLKKDPSNTEYQELIDRLTDNNDEMQ from the coding sequence ATGAATAAGGTAAATAATATCATCTCTCTTTTAGAAAGCGGTCAACAAACAGAAGCCATCCAGCTTTATCGGAAGCTCCTACAAAATGGAACAGCTGAAGAAAAATTTGATCTTGCCGAAGAATTCACTCGATTTGGTTTTTTAGAGGAAGCGGCGGAATTGTATGAGAACTTATTGGGATTATTCCCAGATGAAGGGGAACTCTTAGTTCTTCTTGCTGAGGTTTATGTAGAAATTGGCCGAGAAGAGGACGCCATGCTGCTCCTTGATAAAATAGACGCGGATGACCACAGTTTTCCACAGTCATTGTTATTACAAGCTGATTTATACCAAATGAATGGATTATTTGAAGTAAGTGAGCAGAAATTATTAACAGCAAAAAATTTATTACCCGATGAAGCCATTATTGATTTTGCTTTAGGTGAATTATACGGAGAACTGGGAAAGTTCGCAGAAGCCATCCAAGCATATGAAAAAGTATTAGAAAGTGGCACGAGCGAGATTTCAGGAGTTAATATTCATCAACGACTTGCAGAAATGCTAAGTGCAAGTGGTTCTTTTGAAGAAGCTTTGCCGTACTATGACCAAGCTTTAAAAGTAAAGACTGAAATTAATACCATTTTTGGTTACGGTTTAACTGCTTATCAAGCAGGTTCTAATCGGACAGCAATTGAGAAATTTGAACAACTTAAGGAGATCGACCCTGAGTATCACTCCTTATATTTGTTTTTAGGGAAGGCTTACGAGCGAGAAGAAGAAATTGAAAAAAGCTTTGACACAATTTCTCAAGGTATCCGCTTTGATGAATTTAACAAAGATTTATATCATTTTGGTGGAAAAATCGCCCTTAAGCTTGGCGAAGAGGAAAAGGCCGAAAAGCTTCTTCGGGAAGCAATAGCCCTTGATCCAGGGTTTATGGATGCTGTTTTAACCCTTAACAAACTATTTCTCCATCAGGAGCGTTATGAGGATGTATTAGATCTTGTTAAACAAGTTGAGTTGGTAAATGAGATTGAACCACAATTGCTTTGGGATGAAGCGATAGCTTACCAATATTTAGAAGATTATTCACAGGCATTAAACAAATATCAACTTGCATATACTTATTTTAAAGATCAACAGGAATTTTTAACGAATTATGGATATTTTTTAATTGAAGAAGGAAAAATGATTCAGGCTGTCGAAATTTTTAGTGAATTACTCAAAAAGGATCCGAGCAATACAGAATATCAAGAACTTATCGACCGATTAACCGACAATAACGACGAAATGCAATAA
- the aroB gene encoding 3-dehydroquinate synthase yields the protein METVQIQTKSKQYSVYIGSGVTSGLQTFIKENIPEVSSILIITDQTVGNLYLSTLKSELSDLETACFLVPSGETAKTFEVYYDCLTYALEQKLDRKSLIISFGGGVVGDLSGFVAASYMRGIPFIQVPTTILAHDSAVGGKVAINHPLGKNMIGAFHQPEAVFYDLNFLSSLPIKEKRSGFAEIIKHALIQDPIFYDWIRTNIVGTNDLAGDTLQRALVRGIEIKGSIVTEDEKETGVRAFLNFGHTLGHAIEAECGYGVISHGEAVIIGMVFALKLSKQITGLIFNEEEFTSWLEKLGYLITLPTGLSPEHLLSRMKQDKKSVGQKVRFVLLNRVGEAKLYEVTDNMLLKSLTDF from the coding sequence ATGGAAACGGTACAGATCCAAACCAAATCAAAACAATATTCCGTTTATATTGGTTCGGGTGTTACCTCAGGTCTGCAAACCTTTATAAAAGAAAACATACCTGAAGTTTCTTCCATATTAATCATAACCGATCAAACAGTTGGAAACCTTTATTTATCTACACTAAAATCTGAGCTGTCTGATTTAGAGACAGCTTGTTTTCTAGTTCCAAGTGGAGAGACGGCCAAAACATTTGAGGTTTATTATGATTGCTTAACCTATGCACTAGAGCAGAAGTTAGATCGTAAGTCTTTAATTATCTCCTTTGGTGGTGGAGTGGTAGGTGATTTGTCAGGATTTGTTGCGGCAAGTTATATGCGAGGAATCCCGTTTATTCAAGTGCCAACGACCATCCTAGCTCATGATAGTGCAGTGGGTGGGAAAGTTGCCATTAATCATCCATTAGGAAAAAATATGATTGGTGCCTTTCATCAGCCAGAAGCAGTATTTTATGATTTGAATTTTCTAAGTTCCCTTCCAATTAAAGAGAAAAGGTCAGGATTTGCCGAAATTATTAAACACGCATTAATCCAAGACCCAATCTTTTATGATTGGATTCGTACGAATATTGTAGGTACAAATGATTTAGCAGGTGACACTCTTCAACGCGCATTAGTACGGGGAATTGAAATTAAAGGTTCTATTGTTACTGAAGATGAGAAGGAAACAGGTGTTAGAGCCTTTTTGAATTTTGGTCACACACTAGGTCATGCAATTGAAGCAGAATGTGGGTATGGAGTAATTAGTCATGGAGAAGCAGTTATCATTGGGATGGTATTTGCTTTAAAATTAAGTAAGCAAATAACTGGGTTGATTTTTAATGAGGAAGAATTTACTTCATGGCTCGAAAAATTAGGTTATCTAATCACTTTACCAACTGGATTGTCTCCTGAACATTTACTAAGCAGGATGAAACAAGACAAAAAATCTGTCGGGCAAAAGGTGAGATTTGTTTTGTTAAACCGGGTTGGAGAAGCAAAATTGTATGAAGTTACAGATAATATGTTATTAAAAAGTTTGACTGATTTTTAG
- a CDS encoding YpiF family protein, whose amino-acid sequence MKWNPQDVEVYLQSKEYVDTAVIPLLPVAFDSEMGQAAAMSEFITLVTGQLERQFKGRILLLPGFSYLKIVEEENTFTNLLDWETQLKSNGFKHIFYLTSDVFWKPFDDRLSGSLIWIPSIPLETMQESMKISVVESQVKQMINLFTREWHEKE is encoded by the coding sequence GTGAAGTGGAACCCACAGGATGTTGAAGTTTATCTTCAATCAAAGGAGTATGTTGATACAGCGGTTATACCACTCCTACCGGTTGCTTTTGATAGTGAAATGGGACAAGCAGCAGCTATGTCCGAATTTATTACTCTAGTAACTGGACAATTAGAACGACAGTTTAAGGGGAGAATATTATTACTTCCGGGTTTCTCCTATCTCAAAATAGTGGAGGAAGAAAACACGTTTACCAATCTGTTAGATTGGGAGACACAATTAAAGTCAAATGGTTTTAAACATATTTTTTATTTAACCTCTGATGTTTTTTGGAAACCCTTCGATGACCGTCTATCTGGTTCACTAATTTGGATTCCTTCTATACCATTAGAAACAATGCAAGAATCTATGAAAATTTCGGTTGTTGAAAGCCAGGTAAAACAGATGATAAACTTGTTTACTAGAGAATGGCATGAAAAAGAATAA
- the ndk gene encoding nucleoside-diphosphate kinase, whose product MEKTFLMVKPDGVQRNLIGEIVSRFEKKGFQLAGAKLMSIPTELAEQHYGEHKERPFFGELVEFITSGPVFAMVWQGENVISTARLMMGATNPKDALPGTIRGDFGVTVGKNIIHGSDSPESAVREIGLFFKETELVEYTKLVNEWIY is encoded by the coding sequence ATGGAAAAAACTTTTTTAATGGTAAAGCCAGATGGAGTTCAACGTAATTTAATCGGTGAAATTGTTTCACGTTTTGAGAAAAAAGGTTTTCAACTTGCTGGAGCAAAATTGATGAGCATCCCAACTGAACTTGCTGAGCAACATTATGGAGAACATAAGGAGCGTCCTTTTTTTGGAGAGTTAGTTGAATTTATTACATCTGGACCAGTGTTTGCAATGGTTTGGCAAGGAGAAAATGTAATTTCTACTGCTCGTCTTATGATGGGTGCAACGAATCCTAAAGATGCTCTTCCAGGAACGATTCGTGGTGATTTCGGGGTAACTGTTGGGAAAAATATTATCCATGGTTCAGATTCACCAGAGAGTGCGGTCCGCGAAATCGGTTTATTCTTTAAAGAAACTGAGTTAGTAGAGTACACTAAGTTAGTTAATGAGTGGATTTATTAA
- the qcrB gene encoding menaquinol-cytochrome c reductase cytochrome b subunit, which produces MFTKIYDWVDERLDITPLWRDIADHEVPEHVNPAHHFSAFVYCFGGLTFFITVIQILSGMFLTMYYVPDIKNAWESVYYLQNEVAFGQIVRGMHHWGASLVIVMMFLHTLRVFFQGAYKKPRELNWVVGVLIFFVMLGLGFTGYLLPWDMKALFATKVGLQIAEATPVIGTQVKILLAGHSSIVGAQTLTRFFAIHVFFLPGALLGLMGTHFLMIRKQGISGPL; this is translated from the coding sequence TTGTTTACTAAAATTTACGATTGGGTAGATGAACGTTTGGATATTACGCCGTTGTGGCGGGATATTGCGGATCATGAAGTGCCTGAGCATGTAAATCCTGCACATCATTTTTCAGCATTTGTCTATTGCTTCGGAGGTCTTACGTTCTTCATAACTGTCATTCAAATTTTGTCAGGTATGTTTTTAACCATGTACTATGTTCCAGATATTAAAAATGCATGGGAGTCAGTTTATTATCTTCAAAATGAAGTTGCATTTGGTCAAATTGTTCGAGGAATGCACCATTGGGGCGCAAGCTTAGTAATCGTCATGATGTTTTTACATACACTGCGTGTGTTTTTCCAAGGAGCTTATAAAAAACCACGTGAGTTGAACTGGGTAGTCGGCGTACTTATATTCTTCGTTATGCTTGGTTTAGGTTTCACTGGTTATTTATTACCTTGGGATATGAAAGCGCTGTTTGCGACCAAGGTTGGTCTGCAAATTGCTGAAGCAACTCCGGTAATAGGTACACAAGTAAAAATATTACTTGCTGGACATTCTAGTATCGTTGGAGCTCAAACATTAACTAGATTCTTTGCTATCCATGTATTTTTCTTACCTGGTGCATTGCTAGGATTAATGGGAACTCACTTCCTGATGATCCGAAAACAAGGTATTTCTGGACCATTGTAA
- a CDS encoding ReoY family proteolytic degradation factor — protein MTTPVSVNEKKDFIRWFLNHYQLKRRECVWILNYLMSHDQLMERVHFVDQAQYCPRGLIMSTHCVEDVPFRFYKENVMTTDAEKSFHDIRLNRDEEIFIQLNFHSSNQAHQYAAVQEDNPFMPKNVQFSEKDRILAERFLTDCIRRYQEEKLLQQIDDALDLHDQKAFKTLTEKLIQLKT, from the coding sequence ATGACGACCCCTGTATCTGTCAACGAGAAGAAGGATTTTATCCGGTGGTTTTTAAATCATTATCAGCTAAAAAGAAGAGAATGTGTGTGGATTTTAAATTACTTAATGAGTCATGACCAACTGATGGAAAGGGTTCATTTTGTAGATCAAGCACAGTATTGTCCTCGAGGACTCATTATGTCTACCCACTGTGTTGAGGATGTCCCGTTTCGATTTTATAAAGAAAATGTGATGACGACAGATGCAGAAAAATCATTTCACGACATCCGTTTAAATCGAGATGAGGAAATTTTTATTCAATTAAATTTTCATTCTTCAAACCAGGCACATCAATATGCTGCTGTACAAGAGGATAATCCATTTATGCCGAAGAATGTTCAATTTAGTGAAAAGGATCGCATTTTGGCTGAGCGCTTTTTAACTGATTGTATTAGACGTTATCAAGAGGAAAAGTTGCTTCAACAAATTGATGATGCGTTGGATCTTCATGACCAAAAGGCTTTTAAAACTTTAACGGAAAAATTAATACAATTAAAAACGTGA
- the hisC gene encoding histidinol-phosphate transaminase, translating to MKWKEQILDLHPYQPGRSIDEVKRQFGLNEIVKLASNENPYGCSKNVITALQNSVKSLEIYCDGHATNLRDAVSKHIHVGPEQLIFGNGSDNIIQIISRSLLTPDSNTVMAAPTFSQYRHNAVIEGAEVREIPLKNGDHDLDDMLRAIDQKTKIVWICSPNNPTGTYINGEKLVSFLKQVPQDVLVVFDEAYFEYVTAEDYIDSVKLVDTYKNLIVLRTFSKIYGLASLRVGYGVANPAVIKALEPVREPFNVNTFGQIAAKAALEDQTFIDDCKQKNRAGLEQFYQFCQENHLDYFPSQGNFILIDFKLDGNEVFQYLMERGFIVRSGKALGFPTAVRITVGSKEQNEGVLAEMNQLLQVKATSSKS from the coding sequence ATGAAATGGAAAGAACAAATATTAGATTTGCATCCATATCAACCGGGGAGATCAATTGATGAAGTTAAACGGCAATTTGGCTTAAATGAAATTGTAAAGCTAGCTTCTAATGAAAATCCATATGGTTGCTCAAAAAACGTTATTACTGCGCTCCAAAATTCTGTTAAATCTTTAGAAATATATTGTGATGGACATGCAACGAATTTAAGAGATGCTGTTTCAAAACATATACATGTGGGGCCTGAACAACTTATTTTTGGAAATGGTTCAGATAATATCATTCAAATTATCTCGCGTTCATTATTAACGCCAGATTCAAACACAGTAATGGCAGCTCCAACGTTTTCACAATACCGACATAATGCTGTCATTGAAGGGGCAGAAGTTCGCGAAATCCCATTAAAAAATGGTGACCATGATTTAGACGACATGTTAAGGGCTATCGATCAAAAAACAAAAATAGTTTGGATTTGTAGTCCAAATAATCCTACAGGAACTTATATTAATGGTGAAAAACTTGTTAGCTTTCTTAAGCAAGTTCCGCAGGACGTTCTGGTTGTTTTTGATGAAGCCTATTTCGAATACGTTACGGCAGAAGACTATATCGATTCGGTCAAGCTTGTTGACACTTACAAAAATTTAATCGTACTTAGAACTTTTTCTAAAATATATGGATTAGCAAGCCTAAGGGTTGGTTATGGTGTAGCAAATCCGGCTGTTATTAAAGCGTTAGAACCTGTTAGAGAGCCATTTAACGTGAATACATTTGGACAAATTGCAGCAAAAGCCGCTTTAGAAGATCAAACCTTTATCGACGACTGTAAACAAAAAAACCGTGCAGGACTTGAGCAGTTCTATCAATTCTGTCAGGAAAACCATTTAGACTATTTTCCTTCACAAGGAAATTTCATCTTAATTGATTTTAAACTTGATGGAAACGAAGTTTTTCAGTATTTAATGGAAAGAGGCTTTATTGTTCGTTCTGGAAAAGCACTTGGATTTCCAACAGCTGTTAGAATTACTGTTGGCTCAAAAGAGCAAAATGAGGGTGTTCTTGCGGAAATGAATCAACTTCTTCAAGTAAAGGCGACCTCTAGTAAATCGTAA
- the aroH gene encoding chorismate mutase, whose product MIRGVRGAITVKEDNDGEIVSATERLLRQMIQENQISSNDVASIFISVTEDVSATFPAKAVRLIEGWTYVPVMCMTEIPVPSGLKKCIRVMMHVNTSRVQEEIIHTYLDGAEVLRPDLHTSKN is encoded by the coding sequence ATGATCCGTGGGGTGAGGGGAGCTATCACCGTTAAAGAAGACAATGATGGGGAAATTGTCTCGGCTACAGAAAGATTATTAAGGCAAATGATTCAAGAAAATCAGATTTCTTCTAATGATGTTGCTTCAATATTTATCTCAGTTACAGAAGATGTCAGCGCTACTTTTCCAGCGAAGGCGGTACGTCTGATCGAAGGTTGGACATATGTCCCAGTCATGTGTATGACTGAGATTCCAGTGCCAAGTGGATTAAAAAAATGCATCAGAGTGATGATGCATGTTAATACAAGTAGGGTGCAGGAGGAAATCATTCATACTTATTTAGATGGTGCTGAAGTATTAAGACCTGATTTACATACCTCCAAGAACTGA